In the Oncorhynchus nerka isolate Pitt River linkage group LG6, Oner_Uvic_2.0, whole genome shotgun sequence genome, GTAAGGCCATTAAGAAGCTCTTTTCCTGATCTATTAGTGTTGTGATGGGTCCTTGATGAGAGGAGGAGTgcccaggttgtgtgtgtgtgtatgtgtccgtgCATATTGGGTGTGTATTGCAGAAAAACACAATACAGCAGGCACGACTCAGTCAAGTCCGATAATTGTATAATTCCTGGTTACCTTTGTTTTCCACCAGGTTCCAAGATCAATATAGGACCACGGCATCTTTTCTCATACCCCCCCATTGTTATAGTACATCACAAATGGAGcaagacagagatggagaaagggatgaGGCCGGATAACTGTAACATATGAACTACAGAGTATGTACAAAGGTAATGGGACCAGGGCAAAGCTTTTATGTGGCGGCAGACTATTCGTTTGTTTTTACTTAATGTATTCATCCCACTGTACAGAGATAGTTTGCCCCCAAAGATCGGAACACATTTTAAAAACACATGTTAAAAGTTACTCAGAGATTCAATTGTTACGTCATTCAGGGCAAGTGGGGCGGAGCCCCATCTGTTTTGAGCCTCACATTTTtagcaataaataaataaaacatgtatatTTGTTTTAAATTGGGGGGGGCTTGCCATTTTGcattgttattttggcattaatatgtgtcacatatcagtttgcaaactgtgtaaaaaaaaatatatataaatattattgAGTTAATAAAGGCGCATAcacacatggtctcttttttgtgttcttgagtaaggcagctccaaaatgcaggtgtttcagcctagctcagtgctttctgtggtggtgaggcGAGCCAGCAGAAATAGGAgcattgcgccgtgattggctcagtgttctgtcactcatggggacactacgtcacatGCCAAGTTTATGTCCTTAGTAAGGGTAGACATCCAAAATGTCAGCCCTTTGGGTCCTGCCATAGAGTTATATTACCAgtgcccttccaagaaggctcaaggtcattggctacaaataaaatgacgtcaaatcacgttatatgtacagtagctatgattagactgatcatgtcaacagcTTATTTTCAATGTCTTAGTTGGCATTAATCATCACGAATCAGGTCagcaatctactggcaaatcctttttaatccttgtcatatgaagagaaataatgaagagtaattatagataaaacgtatcggtgctcatcggccattggacataaacattacacaacaagctagaaatctcaaattcaacaatgagttgtttggaaggaatcagtgcctaactgcaagcattgcaacgCAACCAGTAGCCAGCTATTCAATGGAGTGGCTGTGATTTCCCACCATAAATCcaaagaatgccagactttgatgacaaagtttgatgacaaaaacGCCATGCCACCTTCATGTTTAAGTGAGCACATCACAAGCCAAGTTGAGTCCAAAAATTctttgtatgctgctgcataaatgatgtaatatgcaagGGAGCTATGTATACTATAGCTAAggaagtaatactaagtgtatgttgtgtcgtaagctgttagtagcccatgttcatcaccctaataatttggtctattttcacctctaaTTTCGCCTAACGCTACTGTTCTGTTTCGGTGGTGCTGCACATGTCGCCTATAACCTATTtttgagaaatgtcatcatcTAATATTGTAAGAGGTTTCAtggtctgcttatatgcccccttcatttatcctacagttctgacttggtgtacagggaaaaTACTGTAAGAGCAGCCCATCTTCTGCATTCTgccgctgtacatttcaaaagtgctgaacacatAGTTATGTTGACTACATCCATCGCCgcttgctcattaatgtcttaatcgaaatgacgGAATACCTATTATCTGCTCGTTGTTCCCGTATGCCATAGTTTGGACGTcttaattgtcagtagaaaccacatttgttttatcagctatgttttttaaaaaggcagtaaacAAGGCTGAATGAATTGTTTcgttgccagacaaggctccgctgataggcaggtgtagtggtggtaaggattcactccattgtgctggaaagaaagctctgctgttgggacagctttatgtaggccctaacagtttgtgggcaccgcttGTCGCCGTTATAGtgtaattcatgtattgtttagtgttgtgtagtgtctttgctggcatgcatctaaaaacaATTtggggagtttgccccaccaagatttacatgctaaaatcaccactgcttCACCCACATGAACATGGAACATATCAACAGCTGCTGATGAACTAAGGAAGTGTGGCAGGAACTTCCACTATGCCGTTGGGTTGATGTGGACTGTCACTCAaagcttctttttcttcttcttcttcttctcctccttcttcttcggTATAATGGCAGTCCTCAAACAAAATGTTAAGGTGCACGCTGCCACCTACTGTGATGGAGTGTGCCATCAATCATGGTTTGCCTAATTCTGTACTACTAGGAgattaaaaaaaagaaatacaaatAAATCCCTATTAACTTCTAACAAACCCTGCCTCAAACCACTCAAAGCTGCTGGTCCAGGCAGAGGGAGACAGTTCCCGAGTCGTCTGAAATCTTCTCCTCTGGTTGGATTGACAGCTGGCTGAGAGAGAGTAATATCTGTATCTGTGACTCAGAGACctagggagaggaacagagggagagaagatggggtagaggaacagagggagaggaacagagggagaggaagagaggaacagagggagaagaagagagggagagagaagatggggtagaggaacagagggagagaggagatggggtagaggaagagagggagagagaagatggggtagaggaacagagggagaggaagagagggagagagaagatggggtagaggaacagagggagaggaagagagggagagagaagatgggggagaggaacagagggagaggaacagagggagatgaagagagggagagagaagatggggtagaggaacagagggagaggaagagagggagagagaagatgggggagaggaacagagggagaggaagagagggagagagaagatggggtagaggaacagagggagaggaagagagggagagagaagatggggtagaggaacagagggagaggaagagagggagagagaagatggggagaggaacagagggagaggaagagagggagagagaagatggggtagaggaacagagggagaggaacagagggagaggaagagagggagagagaagatgaggtagaggaacagagggagaggaacagagggagaggaacagagcgagaggaacagagggagaggaagagagggagagagaagatggggtagaggaacagagggagaggaacagagggagaggaacagagggagagagaagatggggtagaggaacagagggagaggaagagagggagggagaagatggggtagaggaacagagggagaggaagagagggagagagaagatggggtagaggaacagagggagaggaagagagggagagagaagatggggtagAGGAAccgagggagaggaagagagggagagagaagatggggtagAGGTAccgagggagaggaagagagggagagagaagatggggtagaggaacagagggagaggaagagagggagagagaagatgggggagaggaacagggggagagaaagagatggagagaagatggagtagagagaaagagagaataagacAGATGCTATtcacctctctcccccacacacaAACGATGCATAACACAAAACAATATACTTTTATCTGAGTAATTAAAAAAGTACCTCCTCAAATTTCTTGGCTTTGTATTGGTCTGCCCCCTTCAGGAAGTTCAGAAGAATGATGTCACAGAGGACCGTACCCTGCAGCCAGTCAGAACGAAGAGTTATACAAGTTGACTTAACGAATCGGgaaatacagtgagctccaaaaatattgggacagtgacacattttgttgttgttttggctctgtactccagcactttgaaataacacaatgAATATGAGGAAAAtggtgcagactgtcagcttgaatttgagggtattttcatccatatcaagTGGACCCTTTAAAAATTACAGAATTTTTTTGTGTATAGTCCCCACATTTTATGCGGACCAAAAGAATTAGgccaaattcacttatgtgtgtTAAAGTAGTCAatagtttagtatttggtcccatatacCTAGCACTCAATTATTACATCACGTTtctgactctacaaacttgttggatgcgtttgtttttgttgtgtttcagattattttgtgcccaatataaatgaatgggaaataatgtattgtgtcattttggagtccctTTTACtctaaataagaatataatatgtttcaaAACAATTCTACAATAATGTGGATGCTACTATTATTATGGATATTCCTGACTGAATCGTAAATAATTATGagagagaaagttacagatgggaccaaatactaaacttttgactactttaatacacttaTAAGCAAATTTGTCCCAATATATTTGGTACCCTAAAATAGATGGAAAAGAAAGTTGGTTGCTATTTATGTcgcacatgcagctaacaaaaatatatggaaatgtctgctctattcAAAATTataaccaactaattgcagcattaacAGAAAAATTGAAGAGGCAAGCGGAAGGGGGACAAGGTAAGGaacctgcattaaagaccaaaattggttaaagaaaattgtgataaataaaaaagtatactaGTTTAATTTAAAAACCAAAAAATGTACAGCTGTGCCATACAGGTAGCAAAAtatttgggaagagattttcgattaattgattccatggcacatggtttatgaactgaaaCACAAAACGATGCCAGATTCAAAACTTTTTCAATTGAAatgctattttttttttattgtaaccAAAATGATGTTATATCTATGagggatacaaccatcccagctctgcagattttgctgcaaagagacagaatcattagctcacttgttttggtacagccCATATTCTTGGTTATGCCCATATTATGTACagtagcttgtttttggttgcaggttcaggaatggcttaAGAAttacaacatttacctggagctaactctgcaaatagcactgctgggtgatttcaaaagtcatagtcaattgaTCAATAATATAATGCTCTTAGCAAAACATTTTAACTTTAATTTACAATcggtagaaactatgagaatagaaaggttcagacacttttgtgaaacattacagcatagtttaaaaatatatgtcagctagaaatcaaaactgggtggtcttcagagatagatgggaggggctaaGGGTACTATAGCTGAAGGATGggcaagccgaaaaacaccatcctaaccgtgaagcacgggggtggcagcatcatgttgtgggggtgctttgctgcaggagggactggtgcacttcacaaaatagatagcatcatggaAGGAAaagtacgtggatatattgaagcaacatctcaatatatcagtcaggaagttaaagcttggtcgcaaatgggtcttccaaatggacaatgaccccaagcatacttccaaagttgtggcaaaatggcttaaggacaactaagtcaaggtactggagtggccatcattaAGCCCTGACAttaatcctatagaatatttgtgggcagaactgaaaaaccatgtgcgagcaaggaggcctacaaacctgactcaattacaccagctctgtcaggaggaatgggccaaaattcagcaATTTATtaggggaagcttgtggaaggctatccaaaacatttgacccaagctaaacaatttaaagtcaatgctaccaaatattaattgattgtatgtaaacttctaactcactgggaatgtgatggaagaaataaaagctgatataaatcattctctctactattattctgacatttcacattcttaaaataaagtggtgatccaaactgGCCTatgacaggaattgtgaaaaactgagattaaatgtatttggctaaggtgaatgtaaacctccgacttcaaggatatgcatattcttaataccatttgaaaggaaacactttgaagtttgtggaaatgtgaaattaatgtgggataatacaacattagatatagtaaaatatatatattttttaattaaacatgagtttttttttgtttttttgttttgttccatctttgaaatgcaagagaaaggtcacaGTGTATTGTTCCAGGTTAGGCGCAATttcgattttggccactagatggaacattttagactgattcaatgaaccattgcatttctgttcaaaatgttgtatcaagactgcccaaatatgcgctctcctcaaacaatagcatggtattctttcactgtaatagctactgtaaattggacagtgcagtgagattaacaagaatgtaagctttctgcccatatcagatatgggaaatgttcttgttacttacaacctcatgctaatcacattagcctacgttagatCAACCGTCCCGTGTgggggggacaccgatcccgtagaggttaatTAAAATCTTTTTGCGGGGGCCTCCCGAGTGTCGCAGCGTTTTATGGTGTCTCTACAGACCTggattcgattccaggctgtgtcacagctggccatgactgggagacccatgaggtagCGTACAATTgggccagcgtcgtctgggttaggagaAGGTTTGGCAGGCcgagatttccttgtcccatcgcgctctagcgactcctgtggcgggccggggcgcatgcatgctgacacggtaGCCAGGGTACTGTGTTtcccccgacacattggtgcggctggcttccactttaagcgggcattgtgtcaagaagcagtgcggcttggctgggtcatgtttcggatgacgcacggctctcgaccatcgcctctcccgagtccatgtggagttgcagtgatgggacaagactgtaactaccaattgtataccatgaaattggggagaaaaaagttGTTGAAAAGTATTCACTTTAAGATCAaagtcattgtataatttcaaatccaaagtgctgctgcattacagagccaaaacaacaaaacatttgacactgccccaatacttttggagcttacTGTACTTGCTTATAATGGTGGTAACATTCTAAACGTTTTGCATGGCCTCTTTTTGAAACATACAGTCTGAGTACAGAAGCCTACCAATCCCATGGAGGTAAAGGCTGCCACTACGTTGATCAGAGTAGGAACTGTGTTGAACTTCCCTGCCTGAAAGAACAGAGACAGATTAATCCCATATGATACACAGATAACAGGTacgaaagcacacacacacacacacaccctaatccACACTCACGAGGCCAGTGACTAGGATGTCAAAGCGGATGGCGTAGGCCTTGTGGAGAGTGCGGAACTCCGTCCCATTCTCATTTTTGTAATATTTGGCAAATCTGTGGagggagatagaggaagagacagtgTCAATGAACACAGCTTTACAAcgaggaagaggggggggggggggggtaaggaaAATGGAGAGGAGAAAAAGGTGGTGGAAAACGACCTGACggaagaaagggagaaggaggaagaaagaGGGGAATTCCCTTGAACGGCACTAAACTGAAAAGGGTTTCAGTACCTGAAGTTGTATCCCTTAGCGATGCCATTCTTCTGAAACACAGCATCAAGCCGCGTAAAGGAGTAGTGTGGTTCACATCTCTCTTCTGACTCATCCAGATTACACTGCCATTCAATGTTGATCGCAATCTCTCCACcctgatagagggagatagagggagggaagagaaggggggataagtaaggagagggaagagaaaatgTAGGGAGAAGCATGTGGGACTGGAGATATATCAAATGGAGAGGGAGAAGTGAGGAAGAGAGGTTAAGAaagctgaatgagagagagagagagagagagagagagagagagtaaagaaagATGGAGACTCtcgggggagagagatggagaggtggaagaggggaggagatatGTCTCACTGTCTGAGCGATGGTGGAGAAGTTCTGTCCTGTGTAGCGCAGCACTTCTCCCACCTTGAAGATGGGACAGTGGAGGTTGTGCTCCGGGTCATACGTACAGCTCCTGATATAAGTCGCATTCAGGGATGATGGGAAGTTCCCTctgtgggagacagagggaaggtaAAAACGTGAGCGATAGAGCCAAATCCCCTTCAGCAGAAAAGAGAGGGCAACGAGTTGACAGGAAAGCCCTAAAATGTGCAAATGTGCTGAGTGAACGGGTCAGGGCACTAAGAGATGACCTCATCATGGAGGAGATGACAGCCAAGGCTTGTattaaaatcaaatgttattaaatGAATGACACAGATAGACAACTCAAGGTTAAAACACATCCAATacttacactgagtgtactaaatggctctttccatgacatatacTGACCAGGTGAAGCTAGGTGAAGGctatggtcccttattgatgtcacccgttaaatccacttcaatcagtgtagatgaaggggtgcagacaggttaaataatgtttttttttgagacaattgagacatggattgaggatgaatgggcaagacaaagatttaagtacctttgaacgaggtatggtagaaggtgccaggcgcaccggtttgagtgagtcaagaactgcaacgccgctgggtttttcatgctcaacaattacttgtgtttatcaagaatggtccaccacccaaaggacatccagccaacttgacacaactgtgggaagcattggagtcaacatgggccagcattcctgtggaaagctttggacaccttgtagtccatgccccgacgaattgagtctgttctgagggcaacttaatactaggaaggtgttcttaatgttttgtacactaaaTGTGCATAATAATATACTAATATGACATGTAACATCAATGAAACAAAGTTAATAATGTAACAATGAAACGAAGAAAAAATCGAAAGAAAAATAATAATGACAGACTGATTTAAATATGAATTAAGAATGATTCCATATCATATCTATTGTTTAAAGAAAACTCATTCTATAAATATAGATGAGGTTGGGTGGAAAAAGGACTGGGAGGGAGAAATATATTTTTGTCATGGGCAAAGAAACTCAAATGGGGTGACTATACTAATTAATACACACTTTGATCCAATTGTGCAAACTGTGCAAACAGATCAACAAGGaagatggattattttaaatatgcTACTGGACCAAAATCAGATCTGGTTAATTCATCTATATGggccaaataatgatgatccatactttttcaaaaatatataataatctaTTGAGCTCACAAGCAATGAAAGaatctattattatggtgggagaatATAATATGGTTTTAGGTACCTCAATAGAtcgtaaaggaaatcacactacaaactatcaccctcaagTACTGAAGGAGATCACAAAGATCATGGTTACATTAGAACCTGTGGATATATGGAGGTTGAAAAACCCTGAcccagtgagatatacatggaggaggcttcATCAAGCTAGACGTCTTGATTACTTCCTAGTCTCGTTCTTGCTGGCATCAAAAGTTTCAAAAGTATTAATAGGAGACTGAATGCGAGTGAACCACCATCTAATTGGCCTCCATATAAATCTGACAGCATTTCCACGTGGAtggggatattggaaatttaatcaaagcctattgggtgacaatttgttcttaagtTCTTAACTAAGACAAAATAATTGATCATTGACTTTATTTGTacaacataggtacagcagatccccttattgtatgggacactttcaAATGTACTTTTAGAGGCCATTCAATACAATACTCATCATTAAAACAAAAGCAGTTTAGGTCAGAAGAGATTAGACTAATAAAGGAAATAGAGGAAGTACCAGAGCAGGTAGATGATAACGGAAACTGTACTATAGAGGCACAAAATAGGTTAGAGGAAAAACTTATTCAAGAACCATCAAGTGTAATTTTTACAAAAATAAAGTGAATTGGATGGAAAATGGTGAAAAATCCATGGAAATTCTACCAAAAATAATTTACAGAAACTCGTTACAAATGATGGAGATATCCACGattcaccaaattatattttgaaagaggaagcaaaaTATTTGAAGCATATGTTTTCTCTTCAGTCTCCTCCATTTCCACTGAATGATGTAAACTGTAAGGATTTCTTtcctaataataatgtaaaatgaACACATTTACAGAAAGACCTGTGTGAAGGCCAACTTACAGAAGAGGAACTTTTTGAAGCAATAAAATCTTTCGCAATATCAATTGAGGATGCTGAATTCACTGACTTTATTCAGCAGTCGCAAAAGTAACATGGGAAAGAGGGACTTTTCCTCCATAATGAGTGTACTTGACAGCTTCCCTGATGATATTTTCCCAAATATAAACTCTCTGTCACACTTCCAATGACATCATGCAGTGTGGAGAGACGTTTCTCCACAACAACTAGGATTTAAAAAATCATCTTCACACATCAATGACAAGCGCCCGGCTGAACCACCTCAGTTTGCTGTCTTTTGAGCGTCAACTGACAGATACATTGGATTATGACGTAATCATCATCATATTCAACTCAAAACCTTGCCGTCTCGTCTGCGCCTTGTGATGTAGGTCACGCCGTATGATACGTCTTCTAAAGGTAAGGTAACATTTTATAGTACTACTGCCCGCCGTGGTATAAATGGTAACATCAAATATAGGCTTGTTTGCCCATGGAGATTGAAGTGCGTCTGAAGATAAGTTTTATGTTGTTAGCAAGTTGGCAACTGGTCTAAAGTTACTGTCTTATATTAATATGCTGGGATAGGTAATTATTTGTGGAAAAAACttagtggtctgaatactttccgaatgcactgtatctactgCATAGATAGTTCCATCTGAGCACCTGGTGTAATCACATTCTTTAACAAACATTTTTTGGTTGAGTTGGAGATGTGAATGCAAGATATAATTTGTTAACTTGTCAACTAGTTAATGTTCTATTTACTGTAATGGGCTATTTACAAACAGCCATGAGTTAAATTAACTGAGGCTGCAGTtgatggctgggggcagtattgagtagcttggatgaataaggtgcccagagtaaactgcctgctcctcagtcccagttgctaatatatgcatattattagtatatgtggatataaaacactctgaagtttctaaaactgtttgaattatgtctgtgagtataaaagaactcatatggcaggcaaaaacctgagaaaaaaacaaccaggaagtgggaaatctgaggattttcaactcattccctattgaagatacaaaggaattctccggttggaacattattgaagatttatgttaaaaacatcctaaagattgattctatacatcgtttgacatgtttctacggactgtaacggaactttttgacatttcgtctgctcctagtgaacgcggttcgtgactttggatttgtttacaaaacgagctaacaaaagtagctatttggacataaatgatggacattatcgaacaaatcaaacatttattgtggaactgatgaagatcatcaaaggtaagtgaatacttataatgttatttctgacttctgttgactgcacaatatggcggatatcttttggCTTGTTgggtctctgagcgccgtactcagattattgcatggtttgctttttctgtaaagcttttttgaaatctgacacagtggttgcattaaggagaaggttatctatatttccatgtataacacttgtattttcatcaacatttataatgagtatttctgtaaattgatatggctctgcaaaatcactggatgtttttagaactactgaacataacgcgccaatttttttatgtattgtgtaacatgaagtcctatgagtgtcatctgatgaagagaagagtacctttaaaatggtatataagatacttgtatgtttgatgaattttaattatgagatttctgttgttttgaatttggcgccctgcactttcactggctgttgtcatatcgatcccgttaacgggatctcagccctaagaagtttttaacCAATCTTGTCCTATGCTCTGGCTATTCATCACGTTAGGAATTTAGATTTTATTGTTAGCCTCACTACTCAAAACAACTTCCCGCGGATATGGGTGAGACGTCCTGAAAGTACTCCAGCACAACTTCATAAAGGTCTGCCCATTACAGCCCCAGAAATGGGAGGTGTGTGGGACTCACCTGGTAACGTTGAACATAGGGAAGCGGATACTGTTCTTGATGAAGATGGTGAAGTTTTCCACTTCCATCATTGGTTGCctgagaaagggggagggagagaatgtatatacagtaccagtcacaggtttggacacatactcattcaaaggtttttctataATGAGAGAAATGTCTTACATGTGGACTTTGTCGTCCTCTGCAAGGCACCAACCCTGCATCTCACAGTATCGTCCTTTAGAGGAGTTCACACAGGCACCAGTTATTATtcctgggggaagagagagagagagagggagggagagagagagagaaaaagagacaaagAAATAGAGGGAGTGTCAGGCGTGTGCGTACTTgtggagaagtcaggtgcaggagagcagagggttGTGAACAGGCACACACTTTATTACAGCAGGAGAAACCAAAAGACGGACGCAGCTGCGTCAAAAACCTCCTCCAGCCAACGAGGCAAAGTGTGTAGCGCCCACAATATTCACACAACATAAATGTAGAGCAATTACAAATAAGCTTCAAACGCTTAGCCTAGTGCGTACAACACGTAACACACAAAATaattacacacaaagacatgagggggaacagaggagtAAATACATGTAGTGGGATTGGGGAAGGTgtgaatggaaagagagagagagagaacacaatggAGTCCCAGCACGGGAATgacggagaagagaagagagggactcACCGTTTCCAGTGGAGCTCCCCAAATACTTGTCGCACTCTTCATCCGTGTCACACTTGTACTTGCT is a window encoding:
- the LOC115131165 gene encoding P2X purinoceptor 3-like, with product MPKIWAFITDFFTYGTTKSVVVKSRSVGIINRVVQLLIIIYFLCWVFYHEKAYQVRDSGIESSVMTKVKGFGYHNNRVMDVADYVAPTQGTAVFCIITKLIITENQFQGFCPESESKYKCDTDEECDKYLGSSTGNGIITGACVNSSKGRYCEMQGWCLAEDDKVHMQPMMEVENFTIFIKNSIRFPMFNVTRGNFPSSLNATYIRSCTYDPEHNLHCPIFKVGEVLRYTGQNFSTIAQTGGEIAINIEWQCNLDESEERCEPHYSFTRLDAVFQKNGIAKGYNFRFAKYYKNENGTEFRTLHKAYAIRFDILVTGLAGKFNTVPTLINVVAAFTSMGLGTVLCDIILLNFLKGADQYKAKKFEEVSESQIQILLSLSQLSIQPEEKISDDSGTVSLCLDQQL